The following are encoded in a window of Aromatoleum petrolei genomic DNA:
- a CDS encoding M48 family metallopeptidase: protein MRIEGRFFDGLSSRSHRASVVVEKGVLQVEGAAGETLHPACELDCVEFSSRVGDTPRFLRFSAGASFETADNDAVDQLLARRAPASGLAHRLESKLRYALVGLAFTVAFVWACMQWGVPALARVAAHALPVELNAHAETAVLELLDRQLLKPSRLPAQEQARLLAVFAPLMGEGCPVRVVFRDAAGTIGPNALALPAGTIIFTDQFIQRARHDEELIGVLAHEIGHVAHRHAMRASLQASFMGLLSALVVGDISSVSSAVTALPLLLTQMGYSRDFEREADRHAVDTLRRHGISPQRLVDILERVDQDADEKWGYLSTHPPTPERVRLILSIARE from the coding sequence ATGCGAATCGAGGGACGCTTCTTCGACGGCCTAAGCTCGCGCAGCCACCGGGCGAGTGTGGTGGTCGAGAAAGGCGTTCTGCAGGTCGAGGGCGCGGCGGGCGAAACCCTGCATCCTGCCTGCGAGCTCGACTGCGTCGAATTCTCTTCGCGGGTCGGCGATACGCCGCGCTTTCTCCGTTTTTCGGCCGGGGCGAGCTTCGAGACCGCCGATAACGACGCGGTCGACCAACTCCTTGCGCGCCGTGCGCCCGCGAGCGGGCTCGCGCATCGGCTGGAGTCGAAGTTGCGCTACGCCCTTGTCGGGCTGGCGTTCACCGTCGCGTTCGTGTGGGCCTGCATGCAGTGGGGCGTCCCGGCGCTGGCACGCGTCGCGGCGCATGCGCTGCCCGTCGAACTCAATGCGCACGCCGAGACCGCGGTGCTCGAGCTCCTTGACCGGCAACTCCTCAAGCCAAGCCGCCTGCCCGCGCAGGAACAGGCTCGCCTGCTTGCCGTCTTTGCCCCGCTCATGGGGGAAGGTTGCCCCGTTCGGGTGGTGTTCCGGGATGCCGCCGGCACCATCGGCCCCAACGCGCTGGCGCTCCCCGCTGGCACCATCATCTTCACCGACCAGTTCATCCAGCGTGCCCGGCACGACGAGGAACTCATCGGCGTGCTTGCCCACGAGATCGGCCATGTCGCGCACCGCCATGCCATGCGCGCTTCGCTGCAGGCCTCGTTCATGGGCCTTCTCTCGGCCCTGGTCGTCGGCGACATTTCGTCCGTGTCCTCGGCGGTCACCGCGCTGCCGCTGCTGCTCACGCAGATGGGCTACTCCCGCGATTTCGAGCGGGAAGCCGATCGTCACGCGGTCGACACGCTGCGCCGTCATGGCATCAGCCCGCAGCGCCTGGTCGACATCCTCGAGCGGGTCGATCAGGACGCGGACGAGAAGTGGGGGTATCTCTCGACTCACCCGCCGACGCCCGAGCGCGTGCGTCTGATCCTGTCCATCGCGCGGGAATGA